The following coding sequences lie in one Montipora foliosa isolate CH-2021 chromosome 11, ASM3666993v2, whole genome shotgun sequence genomic window:
- the LOC137976943 gene encoding uncharacterized protein: MVDFNAKVGRNNASIERIMGKEGLGDVNENDEELVDIQRWRTSLQDVRVNRGTTIGFDHHLVVASLKIKLAARKPFMSIRRTFDVIKLRDPDTKQASKLELQNRFESLFLQEEEEDEKDGRAKEILNDARTRQGKREANRYCNEKNREVKKSCRRDKRNLIEGIAREAEDVAKNNDLRTLYMTTRKLSGIRCNRNRPIRSEDGTLLTKMKDQLQRWKKHFESVLNRPAPSQLPDPRPADVPLNINTGPISRGEIRTALAQLKSAKAPGVDNIPPEALKEGGPCILDAHCIEF; encoded by the exons ATGGTTGACTTTAATGCCAAGGTCGGACGGAATAATGCTAGCATTGAGAGGATCATGGGAAAGGAAGGACTCGGAGATGTGAATGAAAATGACGAAGAGTTGGTGGATAT TCAGCGATGGAGAACATCACTGCAGGATGTGCGTGTAAATAGGGGAACCACCATTGGGTTTGACCATCACCTTGTTGTGGCTTCTCTGAAGATCAAGTTGGCCGCCAGAAAGCCTTTCATGAGTATAAGAAGGACTTTTGATGTCATAAAATTGAGAGACCCTGACACAAAACAGGCCTCTAAACTTGAGCTGCAAAACCGGTTTGAATCGCTATTCCTTCAAGAAGAAGAGGAGGACGAG AAAGACGGAAGAGCCAAAGAGATACTGAATGACGCTCGAACGAGACAAGGGAAACGTGAAGCAAATAGATACTGCAACGAGAAGAATAGAGAGGTTAAGAAATCTTGCCGAAGAGACAAAAGGAATTTAATTGAGGGCATTGCACGAGAAGCAGAAGACGTGGCTAAGAACAATGATCTGAGAACTCTATATATGACAACACGGAAACTTAGCGGGATAAGATGCAATCGGAATCGCCCAATTAGAAGTGAAGATGGAACTCTCTTGACAAAAATGAAAGATCAGCTTCAGCGATGGAAGAAGCATTTTGAATCTGTATTGAATAGACCAGCCCCAAGCCAATTACCAGATCCCAGACCTGCAGACGTTCCCCTGAACATCAACACAGGACCTATTTCCAGAGGAGAAATTAGAACAGCCCTCGCTCAACTGAAGAGTGCCAAAGCTCCAGGGGTGGATAACATTCCTCCTGAAGCATTGAAGGAGGGAGGTCCTTGCATTTTGGACGCACACTGCatagaattttaa
- the LOC137975772 gene encoding myosin-6-like isoform X2 yields the protein MGELQAIQDKNHEYFRELAELKAELKADEVRKEQNKQKKEERERTAATLKAELDREIQERNELKDSVDELNARFEVVLAEKVNLERQIKEAKGEMSLKKEKLAEVQEEKGNLERNFLVAKQDSEKEKDKIDTLDKDQTELQEQKDLYTGFERILDEFIKERNDIAKRMEEDIKEVHSQEAKTREEYVAWRTKARAEIIQKVNELADLNQVLQGLELFKDPECWSGQT from the exons atg GGGGAATTACAAGCAATCCAAGACAAAAACCACGAATACTTTCG CGAGCTTGCTGAATTGAAGGCGGAATTGAAAGCTGATGAAGTTAGAAAGGAACAAAACAAACAG AAAAAAGAAGAGCGAGAGCG GACTGCCGCGACTTTAAAAGCTgaacttgacagagaaattcAAGAG AGAAACGAGCTTAAGGATTCCGTCGATGAGTTAAACGCCAGATTTGAG GTCGTGCTGGCGGAAAAGGTTAATCTTGAAAG GCAGATCAAAGAAGCAAAAGGTGAAATGTcattgaagaaagaaaag TTGGCCGAAGTTCAGGAAGAAAAAGGGAACCTGGAGAG AAACTTTCTGGTGGCCAAACAGGATTCGGAGAAAGAAAAGGATAAG ATTGACACTTTAGACAAGGATCAGACAGAGCTTCAAGAACAAAAG GACTTGTATACAGGATTTGAAag GATTTTAGATGAGTTTATCAAGGAAAGAAATGACATTGCCAAG AGAATGGAAGAAGACATCAAAGAAGTGCATAG CCAAGAAGCGAAAACAAGAGAAGAATATGTGGCTTGGAGGACGAag GCAAGGGCTGAGATTATCCAGAAAGTTAA TGAGTTGGCAGATCTAAACCAAGTG